The genomic stretch CACCGATGTTGCCGTGCTGCAGTACACCGGAGGCACCACCGGGGCAGCCAAAGGCGTCATGCTCACCCACCGCAACCTCATCGCCAACATTGAGCAGCGCTATGCCATGACCTATGGGCTGCTGGAAACCCCTCCCGGCGCCAAGACCATCAACGTTCTGCCAACTTGCCACGTCTACGGGCTGACCGCGGTGACGCTGCTGGCAGTCCGCTCGGGCATGAACCAGATCCTCGTCTCCGATTTCAAGGCAGCAGAGATGCTCAGGATCATCAAAAGAGAACAGCCGTACGTCTTCAGCGGCGTACCGACGATGTACGCGGCGTTGAACCGGGAACCGGCGGTCGCGGAGAGCGGCCTTGGCAAGGTCACCATCTACAACAGCGCCGGGGCCGGATTTCCCCAGGAACACCTGGAGCTGTTCGAGCGCAAGAGCGGCGGAAAGATCATTGAAGGCTTTGGAATCAGCGAAGCTTCCCCGTCCACCCATCTGAACCCCGTGCTGTTCGCCGACCGCAGGGTCGGCAGCATCGGAATCCCGGTCCCCCTGACGGATGTCCGCATCGTAGACAAAGACGGTGCCGGAATCCAGGAACTCCCGGTGGGAGAAGTGGGCGAGATGATCGTCAAAGGACCGCAGATCATGAAGGGTTACTGGAACCGCCCGGACCTGACGAAGGAAACCCTCCGGGACGGCTGGCTCCTCACCGGCGACCTCGCCACCATGGACGAACAAGGGTACTTCTACATCGTCGGCCGGAAAAAGGAAATGATCGTCACCAGCGGCTTCAACGTCTATCCCGCCGAGGTCGAACAAGTCCTCACCCGTTTCCCGGGGATCCTGGAAGCCGCCGTCGTCGGAACCCCTGACGAGTACCGCGGCGAGTCCGTTGAAGCGTTCATCACGCTGGAACCCGGCGCGGTCATTTCCGACGAAGAACTCGACGCGCACTGCCGCAAGCACCTCGCCGCCTACAAAGTACCCCGCAAATACTCACGGCTGGACTCCTTGCCGAAGACCCCAGTGGGCAAGATCGCAAAGAAGCAGCTCCCCACAGGTGTCGGCACCACAGCCGACAGGAAGTAGCCCGGCATGTACGCGATTACCGTTCCACGCCCCGGCGGCCCTGATGCCATGGTCTGGGCCCCGGTTCCGGACCCGGTCGCCGGTCCAGGCGAAGTCATCGTCCAGGTCGCCGCAGCGGGAGTGAACCGCGCCGACCTCCTGCAGCGGCAGGGCCACTATCCGCCCCGCCGGGTGCCAGCGAAATTCTGGGCCTGGAATGCGCCGGCATCATCTGCGACCTAGGAGACGGAGTTCAAGAATGGAGCGTCGGGGACCGCGTCTGCGCGCTCCTCTCGGGCGGGGCCTACGCCGAGCGGGTTGCCGTGCCCGCGGGCCAGCTCATGCCTGTTCCCGAAGGAATCGAGCTGCCGGACGCAGCAAGCCTGCCCGAAGCCGCCTGCACCGTATGGTCCAACCTGTTCATGAACGCCCGCCTCTCCCCGGGCGACGTCCTGCTCGTCCACGGTGGCGGCAGCGGCATCGGAACACACGCCATCCAGATGGGCACGGCGGCTGGAGCCACCGTGGCCGCGACCGCCGGCAGCCAACTCAAGCTTGAAGCCTGCCGGGACCTGGGAGCAAAGATTACGATCAACTACCAGGATTCGGACTTCGTCGCCGAACTCATGACAGCGACGAACGACAAGGGCGCGGACGTCATCCTGGACAACATGGGATCAAGCTACCTGAAACGCAACGTCTCCGCCCTGGCCCCGGACGGCCGCCTGATTATCCTCGGCATGCAGGGCGGCGCCAAGGCGGAACTGAACATCCCTCACCTCATGGCCAAACGCGGCAGCATCCACTCCACAAGCCTCCGGACACGCCCCGCCACAGGCGCCGGGAGCAAGGCCGAACTTGTCCGGGAAGTCGTAAAAAACGTCTGGCCAATGCTCCAGTCAGGCCACGTTCGCCCCGTCATCCACAAACGCCTGCCCGTTACCGAAGCCGGAACGGCCCACGAACTGCTGGACGGACCCGAAACCGTCGGCAAAATCGTGCTGACATTCTGATCTCCGCCCTCCTCTCCGACGGGGCCAGCCCCAACCGCTTGCAGCAACTTGTGGACATGTCCGCCCGAGGCCCCACTGAGCGCAGAACCGACTGCCCATCACCTGCACCGCCGCCCCGGCCCACCAGTTACGAACAGGAACCTTCATGTACAAGGAGACCATCACCCATGTCACCACGAACGTCGTCGTTCGCGACGGCTTCCGACTGGCACTACTAACCCTGGACAACAACGATCCACGACGGCCCGTAACCCTCGGACCAGAGTCCCTCGAGAACCTGGCCGAAGCCCTCAAAGCAGTCAACCCGAAGGACTTTGAGGCCCTCGCAGTGACCGGTTCCGGACCGGTTTTCTGCGCAGGAGCAGACCTGAAATACATGGACCATCTCACCACCGCCGAAGCAGCCACCAACTTCGCCTCCGCAGGTCAAGAAACATTCGGACTGCTGGCAGACCTTCCCATTCCCACCTTTGCCTTCATCAACGGCTCAGCGCTCGGCGGAGGCCTTGAACTGGCACTTCACGCCACCTATCGAACCGTGGCTTCTTCGGTCGCCGCACTCGGCTTGCCCGAAGTCCGGCTGGGACTGATCCCCGCATGGAACGGCATCCCCCTCGCGACGGCACTGATCGGACCAACGGCTGCTACTCAGCTCATAGTCACGGATCCACTGGCAGACCATACTCTCGACCCCGAAAAAGCCGAACAACTCGGCATCGTCGACGCTGTTCTGCCCGCGGATGAATTCCTCGAAAAATCACTGGCGTTTGCCACCGGCATTCTCAAGCAACAAAGCCAGCGCCCTGAACCCGCAGACCACCTCAGCCCGGCAGCATCACCTGACGCCATCCGCCAGCAGCTGGACAACAGGTTCCGCGGCGCCGCGCCGGCCCCTACAAAGCCCTTGACCTTATTGCGTCCGCCGCAGGCTCGCCGCCGGCCCAATTCGACAACGACGCCGTCGCCCGCATTTTCGGCGAATTGCTCGTCGGAACAGAATCCCGCGCAAGCAGATACGCATTCCGCCTCTGCCAGGTGGAGGTCAAACGCCGCCACACCCCCGCAGCAGCCACAGAGCCAAAATCGTTCCAGTCCGTCGGAGTCCTCGGCGCCGGGCTCATGGCCAGTCAGCTGGCCCTCACCTTCGCCCGACAACTCCGCGTCCCGGTCCTCATGACCGATCTGTCCGCCGACCGGATCAGCTCCGCTTTGCACTGGATCGACGAACAGCTAAAGAAACAGGTCAAACGACGACAGGTCACTTCCGCCGACGCCGACGAAATCCGCTCCCTCGTCACCGGGACCACGGACAAAGCAGACTTCAGCGGATGCGACGTCGTGATTGAAGCGGTCTACGAAGAGCTCACAGTCAAACGAACCGTCTTCGCAGAAGTAGAACCCCACCTGAGCGAAGATGCCATACTCCTGACCAACACGTCATCGCTGTCCGTCCAAGACATCAGCGCCGCCTTACTGAACCCCGGGCAGCTGATTGGCTTCCACTTCTTCAATCCCGTCGACGTCCTCCAGCTCATAGAACTTGTCCCCAGCCAGGAAACAAGTGACAGCACTCTTGCCAAAGCTCAAACGCTGGCGTCATTGCTGGGAAAACTACCAGTGGTAGTCAAAGACGCCCCCGGTTTCGTCGTCAACCGCATTCTGACCAGACTGTTCTCTGAGGTGTTGATGCACATCGACCGTGGCGCCAATCCAACGACGGTGGACCACGCCCTGGACCCGCTCGGGCTCCCCATGACACCGCTCAGTCTCCTGCAGTTCATAGGCCCCCGCGTGCAGTATCACATCTGCCAAACGCTCCATGTCGCCTACCCATCCCGGTACCACTCAAGCTCCAGCCTGAACGCGATAGTGACACTGAACCTGCCCGGCTACCTGACAGACCAGGGAACCATTTCCCCTGAAGTGGCCGCCTTGCTTCCAAGCCCTTCACCCGT from Pseudarthrobacter psychrotolerans encodes the following:
- a CDS encoding long-chain fatty acid--CoA ligase translates to MPRPQERPWMALYPESVRALQSVPDMTLGDMLTESRRRFGSRTALTFEDQTWSYDDVYAQSHAFARLLRKEGLASGDRLAVILPNRPEYIFAIFGTVLAGGIVVQVNVRYPAEEMRRILDDAGAEFVVTTDEAVMRCSPGETSFLGRKLFRVDLTEVPGTQAGTPLSILSEHLDGAPVMCDRKATDVAVLQYTGGTTGAAKGVMLTHRNLIANIEQRYAMTYGLLETPPGAKTINVLPTCHVYGLTAVTLLAVRSGMNQILVSDFKAAEMLRIIKREQPYVFSGVPTMYAALNREPAVAESGLGKVTIYNSAGAGFPQEHLELFERKSGGKIIEGFGISEASPSTHLNPVLFADRRVGSIGIPVPLTDVRIVDKDGAGIQELPVGEVGEMIVKGPQIMKGYWNRPDLTKETLRDGWLLTGDLATMDEQGYFYIVGRKKEMIVTSGFNVYPAEVEQVLTRFPGILEAAVVGTPDEYRGESVEAFITLEPGAVISDEELDAHCRKHLAAYKVPRKYSRLDSLPKTPVGKIAKKQLPTGVGTTADRK
- a CDS encoding enoyl-CoA hydratase/isomerase family protein yields the protein MYKETITHVTTNVVVRDGFRLALLTLDNNDPRRPVTLGPESLENLAEALKAVNPKDFEALAVTGSGPVFCAGADLKYMDHLTTAEAATNFASAGQETFGLLADLPIPTFAFINGSALGGGLELALHATYRTVASSVAALGLPEVRLGLIPAWNGIPLATALIGPTAATQLIVTDPLADHTLDPEKAEQLGIVDAVLPADEFLEKSLAFATGILKQQSQRPEPADHLSPAASPDAIRQQLDNRFRGAAPAPTKPLTLLRPPQARRRPNSTTTPSPAFSANCSSEQNPAQADTHSASARWRSNAATPPQQPQSQNRSSPSESSAPGSWPVSWPSPSPDNSASRSS
- a CDS encoding 3-hydroxyacyl-CoA dehydrogenase family protein — protein: MASQLALTFARQLRVPVLMTDLSADRISSALHWIDEQLKKQVKRRQVTSADADEIRSLVTGTTDKADFSGCDVVIEAVYEELTVKRTVFAEVEPHLSEDAILLTNTSSLSVQDISAALLNPGQLIGFHFFNPVDVLQLIELVPSQETSDSTLAKAQTLASLLGKLPVVVKDAPGFVVNRILTRLFSEVLMHIDRGANPTTVDHALDPLGLPMTPLSLLQFIGPRVQYHICQTLHVAYPSRYHSSSSLNAIVTLNLPGYLTDQGTISPEVAALLPSPSPVEPEEIRAKLLSALEEEIRIMLSEQVTESREDIDLCMILGANFPYHTGGLTWAR